The Arachis ipaensis cultivar K30076 chromosome B03, Araip1.1, whole genome shotgun sequence region gagatgagagaaaatAAACAGCTTGAAGCAAAAGCAATTCAAATGTAATAAACCAATTAGTTGGTGaaagttgcttttacttccctagcTTAGAGTGGCGTGTAGTCATTACACCCATCAATCAATTCAGATGAACTTTTCTCTCTCATGTTCCCCATGCATTAATTAACAATGTAATAGATTTTGAAATCCATCACATGGTTAAGGCTTGGTTCCGTTGGAAGCACTTTGCTTTCACTTTTCTTTGGTTTCGGACCAAGGTAGGAACCATTCATCACTTAATAGAATTTGGGCTTGTAACATTGAAATTAAAACTGGCCCATTtggttaacatttgctttcctgatgagtTGTGTAGCGGATCAAGCATAGGAAGCATTCATCAAAATTAAGTATGGGCTTGGTTATAATATCATTGAGTTTGGCCCATTAAAACTACAATTCAGCCATTTGATAGGAAACTTGTAACAAGGCTGATTTTTTGATTTGGGCTAACAACATCTTTATTTTCCGGCCCAAGTTGAAATCtacacaacaaaattattaattaagcaaatatgaattaagattaaattaataattttgtaattaaatattttaataatgtttgttcatcatcaaatttaaacaagagttttccaaactcatcaataacAATATGTTTTTGTTAAGCATAGTCATATTTTGGAGTCAGCAAAATGTATCTATTGAATTTGAGTGCATTTATCATATCTTAAAGTGTCATATACCTTACTTAAGTCTAAAACGCAAACTTACATTGCTTCTTAGTCGAGAATTTAACTTAGACTTACATTTATTATATCTTAAAGTGTCAAATACCTTTCGAGGTTTATACAATTTTAGTTTGTAATAAATTACttaaagaaatattttttagTACTTCAGAAATTGATTAACAAATTGTTAATAGTGAATTAATAAAAATCTAATATTAGATTTATCATTTGTCAATCATCAAAACTCAAAAGGATACGAAACTaacaatttaatttaaataagattACAATCTTGAAAAGAAAGTTgtcatattaattaattatttgaaGTGTTCCAATTCCCCTTTCATAATGAAGAAATGATCATTTCGATTTGCTTAAAATAATAACTACTTATACTATTGTATCTTGTgtaatttattgttttttttttttaataactaggAAATTCTTTTCCTTAGCTTCACCATACCACCATTAAGCATGGCAATCCATAGATATTAAAATTCCAatattatttctttaatttcacttgTACTTAGTAATTCATGCCACCAGTAAAATCATGTAACTTCTTACACAAATAGTATTATTAATCAACAAGGGTCtagctaattaataataaatcaataaatatttttaaattgtatttcatattaattaattgttattaattagtgattatttaaattttatttttaaatacaaattaataattattaaatgNNNNNNNNNNNNNNNNNNNNNNNNNNNNNNNNNNNNNNNNNNNNNNNNNNNNNNNNNNNNNNNNNNNNNNNNNNNNNNNNNNNNNNNNNNNNNNNNNNNNNNNNNNNNNNNNNNNNNNNNNNNNNNNNNNNNNNNNNNNNNNNNNNNNNNNNNNNNNNNNNNNNNNNNNNNNNNNNNNNNNNNNNNNNNNNNNNNNNNNNNNNNNNNNNNNNNNNNNNNNNNNNNNNNNNNNNNNNNNNNNNNNNNNNNNNNNNNNNNNNNNNNNNNNNNNNNNNNNNNNNNNNNNNNNNNNNNNNNNNNNNNNNNNNNNNNNNNNNNNNNNNNNNNNNNNNNNNNNNNNNNNNNNNNNNNNNNNNNNNNNNNNNNNNNNNNNNNNNNNNNNNNNNNNNNNNNNNNNNNNNNNNNNNNNNNNNNNNNNNNNNNNNNNNNNNNNNNNNNNNNNNNNNNNNNNNNNNNNNNNNNNNNNNNNNNNNNNNNNNNNNNNNNNNNNNNNNNNNNNNNNNNNNNNNNNNNNNNNNNNNNNNNNNNNNNNNNNNNNNNNNNNNNNNNNNNNNNNNNNNNNNNNNNNNNNNNNNNNNNNNNNNNNNNNNNNNNNNNNNNNNNNNNNNNNNNNNNNNNNNNNNNNNNNNNNNNNNNNNNNNNNNNNNNNNNNNNNNNNNNNNNNNNNNNNNNNNNNNNNNNNNNNNNNNNNNNNNATACTTCAtcgtatattttttattattaagttactaatgtcattatatatatatatatatatatatatatatatatattatattattatttgtaGAATTCAAGAGGCACTAAAATACTAAATTATTTCTAAAACAACACTTTACTACAATGAGAATCCTTTTATATAATAGTAAGTTAATGTTTTACTATAAGGAGGGGACGTGTTGAGGAATATCCTTGTCCTATAATCATATTGCATATAAAACTTGTTCTATGGAAAAATTTTGATTGCCAAATAGGAAATAAAAAACTCATGGCTATGAACAACGTGCCACATTCCTTAACAATGTTGACTATTGGATTGGTTATTTGTTTTACCATTGCTCATGATTCTATTCCTAAACATCTTCAAATATCATCTTATTATACAGCTTCAGAGGATCTAACTGTGTGTTTAGATGAGTGCGAAAAACGCTTTTTAAAGGATTATCCGAAATCATTGGACGCATGCAAGAAGAGATGTCGCGAAAAGCACGCTAGACAAAACACCAATAGTATGTGTCTAAGCTATTGtcaatactttttaatttttgtaagTAATTTTGAATTTAGATTTTTATATCATCTTATTATATGAATATTTTATATGATcaattatatattactatgcTAGTACTCTTCGTGACTATATAGAGCTTAATGAATCACGAGAATATCT contains the following coding sequences:
- the LOC107630139 gene encoding uncharacterized protein LOC107630139 isoform X2: MAMNNVPHSLTMLTIGLVICFTIAHDSIPKHLQISSYYTASEDLTVCLDECEKRFLKDYPKSLDACKKRCREKHARQNTNSMCLSYCQYFLIFLRIGRSVFNIAEYCIQIQRNFKFVDRTALVGSRKHMLNLEESVSTNVCHAIGTLKLSF
- the LOC107630139 gene encoding vicilin-like antimicrobial peptides 2-1 isoform X3, with the translated sequence MAMNNVPHSLTMLTIGLVICFTIAHDSIPKHLQISSYYTASEDLTVCLDECEKRFLKDYPKSLDACKKRCREKHARQNTNTENRKKCIQHCRVLYSDPEEFQVCRQDCLSRFPKTYEPEKGQRRENHIKKYPGSTAKCNAAYIQSPSQQ
- the LOC107630139 gene encoding vicilin-like antimicrobial peptides 2-1 isoform X1 — encoded protein: MAMNNVPHSLTMLTIGLVICFTIAHDSIPKHLQISSYYTASEDLTVCLDECEKRFLKDYPKSLDACKKRCREKHARQNTNTENRKKCIQHCRVLYSDPEEFQVCRQDCLSRFPKTYAESRRECIDKCLSRYWNTQTKFLECRKKCYDKYPITLEF